The Streptomyces luteogriseus genome includes a window with the following:
- a CDS encoding universal stress protein has translation MTEQHSHRFERGTDGPKVIVVGVDGSDSSLRAAAYAAGLARRQHALLAVVYVQPVLAAGAALGVPVAGTTDEIAEDLVAQIRDAAERLKGIFEVRWEFHTFRGDPYNGLVTAADELKADAVVVGASEQAGHRIVGSVAVRLVKAGRWPVTVVP, from the coding sequence GTGACGGAACAGCACTCCCATCGGTTCGAGCGGGGCACGGACGGTCCGAAGGTGATCGTGGTCGGGGTGGACGGCTCCGATTCCTCCCTGCGCGCCGCGGCCTACGCCGCCGGCCTGGCCCGGCGGCAGCACGCGCTGCTCGCCGTGGTGTACGTGCAGCCGGTGCTGGCGGCGGGCGCCGCGCTGGGGGTGCCGGTGGCCGGGACGACGGACGAGATCGCCGAGGATCTGGTGGCGCAGATCCGGGACGCGGCCGAGCGGCTCAAGGGGATATTCGAGGTCCGCTGGGAGTTCCACACGTTCCGGGGTGACCCGTACAACGGCCTGGTGACGGCGGCCGACGAACTGAAGGCCGACGCGGTGGTCGTGGGCGCCTCGGAGCAGGCGGGCCACCGCATCGTCGGCTCGGTGGCGGTCCGCCTGGTGAAGGCGGGGCGGTGGCCGGTGACGGTGGTGCCGTAG
- a CDS encoding zf-HC2 domain-containing protein, whose product MRSLERHRDVAAYALGVLDEAEAFRFEDHLMECPRCAAEVTEFGVTTRQLMLYRRATPRFVHPMAQPGPRMLDGLLAEVATRRRTGRRRLLFALAASVVFAASVPGIAMMAEGSAEESRTVAATDVRTGVWAQVTTEDEASGSQVELKVKDASGPRPCHLVIVGHDGTEETATSWHGPGHDDHPHTMMASSSMHPEDIARYEIRSASGEVLWRLQPS is encoded by the coding sequence ATGAGGTCCCTGGAGAGGCATCGCGACGTCGCGGCCTACGCGCTCGGCGTGCTGGACGAGGCGGAGGCCTTCCGCTTCGAGGACCACCTCATGGAGTGCCCTCGGTGCGCTGCAGAGGTGACGGAATTCGGCGTGACCACACGGCAGTTGATGCTGTACCGGCGGGCGACGCCACGGTTCGTGCACCCGATGGCCCAGCCCGGTCCGCGCATGCTGGACGGGCTGCTGGCCGAGGTGGCGACCCGGCGCCGGACCGGGCGCAGGCGCCTGCTGTTCGCCCTGGCCGCCTCGGTGGTCTTCGCCGCGTCGGTCCCCGGCATCGCGATGATGGCCGAGGGCAGCGCCGAGGAGTCCCGGACAGTCGCGGCGACCGATGTGCGCACGGGAGTGTGGGCACAGGTCACCACCGAGGACGAGGCCTCGGGCAGCCAGGTCGAGCTGAAGGTGAAGGACGCCTCGGGTCCGCGCCCCTGCCACCTGGTGATCGTCGGACACGACGGCACCGAGGAGACCGCGACCAGCTGGCACGGGCCCGGCCACGACGACCACCCCCACACGATGATGGCCAGCTCCTCCATGCATCCGGAGGACATCGCCCGCTACGAGATCCGCTCGGCGTCCGGCGAGGTCCTGTGGAGACTCCAGCCGAGCTGA
- a CDS encoding bestrophin-like domain — protein MPEWLVLTLAMLAACAVVVIITFVRHRAAPDDEDPSETPDVIEYMTMWIGVVYAIVLGLAIAGVWEGRSAAQDHVQAEATALHEISERVRVYPAEERDRIRDDIRTYVSHVVTTEWDTMADKGEVTPRGAELFEQIRQDVTDYEPASDFEAQAYQPLLDQVTAANQARIARAESTGETMPGVVWFGLIAGAVITIGMIFALQIRRTTRELVLAGLFSALIAFLLFLIWDFDSPYSRGVTASADPFLNLFPGVGN, from the coding sequence TTGCCGGAATGGCTTGTTCTCACCCTCGCGATGCTGGCCGCCTGTGCCGTGGTGGTCATCATCACCTTCGTACGCCACCGCGCGGCGCCCGACGACGAGGACCCCAGTGAGACCCCGGACGTCATCGAGTACATGACGATGTGGATCGGCGTGGTCTACGCCATCGTCCTGGGCCTGGCCATCGCCGGGGTCTGGGAGGGTCGTAGCGCCGCGCAGGACCACGTTCAGGCCGAGGCGACCGCGCTGCACGAGATCTCGGAGCGGGTACGGGTCTATCCGGCCGAGGAACGCGACCGCATCCGGGACGACATCCGGACGTATGTCAGCCATGTCGTGACCACCGAGTGGGACACCATGGCCGACAAGGGCGAGGTCACCCCGCGCGGCGCCGAGCTCTTCGAGCAGATCCGCCAGGACGTCACCGACTACGAGCCGGCGTCGGACTTCGAGGCGCAGGCCTACCAGCCACTGCTGGACCAGGTGACCGCGGCGAACCAGGCCCGGATCGCCCGGGCGGAGTCGACCGGGGAGACCATGCCGGGGGTGGTGTGGTTCGGGCTGATCGCCGGGGCCGTCATCACCATCGGGATGATCTTCGCTCTGCAGATCCGCAGAACGACCCGCGAACTGGTCCTCGCCGGGCTGTTCTCGGCGCTGATCGCCTTCCTGCTGTTCCTGATCTGGGACTTCGACTCGCCCTACAGCAGGGGCGTGACCGCCTCGGCGGACCCGTTCCTGAACCTCTTCCCGGGCGTCGGGAACTGA
- a CDS encoding sigma-70 family RNA polymerase sigma factor — protein MTAGSTLTNGTTAEHELAALQREHGRPLFALLLRLCDGDRQRAEDLAQETLVRAWQHPEALRADDFDSVRPWLMTVARRLAIDARRARQARPAEVGDAVLENARVISDHAERAAAMLDVREAVKTLTPQHREVLVLVYFQGASVAEAAAALGIPPGTVKSRAYYALRALRRVLPGYAADLR, from the coding sequence ATGACGGCCGGATCCACTCTCACGAACGGAACGACCGCCGAGCACGAGCTCGCCGCACTGCAGCGGGAGCACGGCCGGCCCCTCTTCGCGCTGCTGCTGCGACTCTGCGACGGCGACCGGCAACGCGCGGAGGACTTGGCCCAGGAGACGCTGGTGCGCGCCTGGCAGCATCCCGAGGCCCTGCGCGCCGACGACTTCGACTCCGTGCGGCCCTGGCTGATGACGGTCGCGCGGCGCCTCGCGATCGACGCCCGGCGGGCCCGCCAGGCGCGTCCGGCCGAGGTCGGCGACGCGGTGCTGGAGAACGCGCGGGTCATCTCCGACCACGCCGAACGGGCCGCGGCGATGCTCGACGTCCGCGAGGCTGTGAAGACACTCACTCCGCAGCACCGTGAAGTCCTGGTGCTCGTGTACTTCCAGGGGGCGAGTGTGGCGGAAGCCGCGGCGGCCCTCGGCATCCCGCCCGGTACCGTGAAGTCCCGCGCGTACTACGCGCTGCGCGCCCTGCGCAGGGTGCTACCGGGATACGCCGCCGACCTGCGATGA
- a CDS encoding PP2C family protein-serine/threonine phosphatase, protein MTHPDSARGGDEGATAETGDSRLEEFLGDPETAALDLTSAAARCTRALGIPHSVVYPTDIRQRRLVPLTGITASLRVEDSLAGWAYRTESLRVTDSERGGMTAWLPLVDGAERLGVLAVHVPAPTPAVLRSARALATLIAMMRLPAETLRAFLPPRTIGTAHVVSTTVLEPAYEIGGDAFDHALTETTPHATVLDAGSGLGSAAVDQLRSPAPLVIRDRQLLGDAMLRQPDPPMGLPSLLAGRRRPVHEIAPKPGDRVLMYTDGVTEARAESGGQFGPEQFAGYIIRATATGEPASETLRRLIHPTLDSSPDRPRDDATILMLEWSPPSG, encoded by the coding sequence GTGACGCACCCGGACAGCGCGCGAGGGGGAGACGAAGGGGCGACGGCGGAGACCGGCGACAGTCGTCTGGAGGAGTTCCTCGGCGACCCGGAGACCGCTGCACTCGACCTGACCTCCGCGGCGGCCCGCTGCACCAGAGCCCTGGGTATCCCGCACTCCGTGGTCTACCCGACCGACATCCGGCAGCGCCGGCTCGTACCGCTCACCGGCATCACCGCGTCCCTCCGCGTCGAAGACTCGCTCGCGGGCTGGGCCTACCGCACCGAGTCGCTGCGCGTGACGGACTCCGAGAGGGGCGGCATGACCGCCTGGCTACCCCTGGTGGACGGCGCGGAACGCCTCGGCGTCCTCGCCGTGCACGTGCCCGCACCGACGCCGGCCGTCCTGCGCAGCGCCCGGGCCCTCGCCACGCTGATCGCCATGATGCGGCTGCCCGCCGAGACGCTGCGGGCCTTCCTGCCGCCCCGCACGATCGGCACCGCCCACGTCGTGTCCACGACCGTACTGGAACCGGCCTACGAGATCGGCGGGGACGCCTTCGACCACGCGCTGACCGAGACGACCCCGCACGCCACGGTCCTCGACGCCGGATCCGGCCTCGGGAGTGCTGCGGTGGACCAACTGCGGTCTCCCGCCCCGCTCGTGATCCGCGACCGGCAGCTGCTCGGCGACGCCATGCTGCGCCAGCCGGATCCTCCGATGGGCCTGCCGTCCCTGCTCGCCGGCCGGAGGCGGCCGGTGCACGAGATCGCGCCGAAGCCCGGCGACCGGGTGCTGATGTACACCGACGGGGTGACCGAGGCGCGGGCCGAGAGCGGCGGGCAGTTCGGCCCCGAACAGTTCGCCGGCTACATCATCCGGGCGACGGCCACCGGCGAGCCGGCGTCCGAGACACTGCGGCGCCTCATCCACCCCACCCTCGACTCCTCCCCCGACCGGCCGCGGGACGACGCGACGATCCTCATGCTCGAGTGGTCGCCGCCGTCCGGGTGA
- the lysX gene encoding bifunctional lysylphosphatidylglycerol synthetase/lysine--tRNA ligase LysX, with the protein MSVIADTGTAEDTSGPIRPPRRAHGFLSRVPQGFAVFFGALGLLCALLALIPPLRTGLRPLVRFLDLLLVPVSANLAYAVFLFLLAAATGARKKIAWWLVVVYLGLLVLTDILGMAVGEFAESVPSFVVCGLALVLLIYARKEFYAASRRAAVRRALAVLVVGLVVAILAGWALVAAFPGSLPSSERLAWAANRVCGGLVPAGSFDGRPPHALYFLLGLFGALALLNAAATLFRSQRLEAALHDDEEARIRALLGRYGDQDSLGYFATRRDKAAVFSPSGKAAVTYRVEAGVCLASGDPVGDREAWPHAIAAWQDVARRYAWVPAVMGASEEGARAYVRAGLGALQLGDEAILHVLDFDLDGRDMRVTRQAVNRVRRSGVTCRVRRHSTLSEDEMRQLVARADAWRDTETERGFSMALDRLGDPADGDCLLAEALDQDGRLLAIQSFVPWGKDGVSLDLMRRDRTAPNGVMEFMVAELCAAAPKLGVRKVSLNFAVFRSVFEEGARIGAGPVLRLWRRLLLFFSKWWQLEALYRSNAKYRPEWYPRFLCYAEAASLARVGLASGIAEGFVSVPSMRTLWGKGKGHPKGGQRPATTEGLPSLAALGLAGGDGTEPADPLSGLSDQVRVRHHKLDRLRADGTDPYPVGIPARTHTLAEVRPGEQVTVAGRIMLVRDFGGIVFAVLRDWSGDHQIALTRDRSGPALDRFTADTDIGDHINVTGQAGVSDKGEPTVFVTSWQLTGKCLRPLPDKRRGLADPEAKVRRRYLDLVASSDAREVVRARSTAVQAVRQGLLARGYLEVETPVLQQIHGGANARPFTTHINAYDLDLYLRIAPELYLKRLCVGGMEKVFEMGRTFRNEGTDYKHNPEFTILEAYQAYADYDVMLDLVRELVQGAATAAFGKPVAHKDGEEYDISGQWPVKTVYGAIGEAVGEEIHPGTELPELLRLCDRVGVPYTADDGHGDVVLEMYERLVEEKTQLPTFYKDFPTDVSPLTRQHRSDPRLAERWDLVAFGTELGTAYSELTDPVEQRRRLTAQSLLAAGGDPEAMELDEDFLDALEYAMPPTGGLGIGVDRLVMFLTGLTIRETLPFPLVRRR; encoded by the coding sequence ATGAGCGTCATCGCGGACACCGGGACGGCCGAGGACACCTCAGGACCGATACGGCCGCCCCGCCGGGCGCACGGCTTCCTGAGCCGGGTACCGCAGGGCTTCGCCGTCTTCTTCGGGGCCCTCGGACTGCTCTGCGCCCTGCTGGCGCTGATCCCCCCGCTGCGCACCGGGCTGCGCCCCCTCGTCCGTTTCCTGGACCTGCTGCTCGTCCCGGTCAGCGCCAACCTCGCCTACGCGGTCTTCCTGTTCCTGCTCGCCGCCGCGACCGGCGCCCGCAAGAAGATCGCCTGGTGGCTGGTCGTCGTCTACCTGGGGCTGCTGGTCCTCACCGACATCCTCGGCATGGCCGTCGGCGAGTTCGCCGAGTCCGTCCCCTCCTTCGTGGTGTGCGGCCTCGCCCTCGTCCTGCTGATCTACGCCCGCAAGGAGTTCTACGCCGCCTCCCGCCGCGCCGCCGTACGCCGGGCCCTGGCCGTCCTGGTGGTGGGCCTGGTCGTGGCGATCCTCGCCGGCTGGGCCCTGGTCGCGGCGTTCCCGGGCAGTCTGCCGAGCAGCGAACGCCTGGCCTGGGCCGCGAACCGGGTCTGCGGCGGCCTGGTGCCCGCCGGCAGCTTCGACGGCCGCCCGCCGCACGCGCTGTACTTCCTGCTCGGCCTGTTCGGCGCGCTCGCCCTGCTGAACGCCGCCGCCACCCTCTTCCGCTCCCAGCGCCTGGAGGCCGCCCTGCACGACGACGAGGAGGCCCGCATCCGCGCCCTCCTCGGCCGCTACGGCGACCAGGACTCCCTCGGCTACTTCGCCACCCGCCGCGACAAGGCCGCCGTCTTCTCACCCAGCGGCAAGGCCGCCGTCACCTACCGCGTCGAGGCCGGGGTGTGCCTGGCCAGCGGGGACCCGGTGGGCGACCGGGAGGCCTGGCCGCACGCGATCGCCGCCTGGCAGGACGTGGCCCGCCGCTACGCCTGGGTCCCGGCCGTGATGGGCGCCTCCGAGGAGGGCGCCCGGGCCTACGTCCGCGCCGGGCTCGGCGCGCTCCAGCTCGGCGACGAGGCGATCCTGCACGTCCTCGACTTCGACCTCGACGGCCGCGACATGCGCGTCACCCGCCAGGCCGTGAACCGGGTCCGCCGCTCCGGCGTCACCTGCCGCGTCCGCCGTCACTCCACCCTCTCCGAGGACGAGATGCGGCAGCTCGTCGCACGCGCCGACGCCTGGCGCGACACCGAGACCGAACGCGGCTTCTCCATGGCTCTGGACCGCCTCGGCGACCCGGCCGACGGCGACTGCCTCCTCGCCGAGGCCCTCGACCAGGACGGCCGGCTCCTCGCCATCCAGTCCTTCGTGCCCTGGGGCAAGGACGGCGTCTCCCTGGACCTGATGCGCCGTGACCGCACCGCCCCCAACGGCGTCATGGAGTTCATGGTCGCCGAACTGTGCGCCGCCGCCCCGAAACTCGGCGTGCGCAAGGTCTCGCTGAACTTCGCCGTGTTCCGCTCCGTGTTCGAGGAGGGCGCCCGCATCGGCGCGGGCCCGGTGCTCCGCCTCTGGCGCCGCCTGCTGCTGTTCTTCTCCAAGTGGTGGCAACTGGAGGCCCTGTACCGCTCCAACGCCAAGTACCGCCCCGAGTGGTACCCCCGTTTCCTCTGCTACGCGGAGGCCGCCTCCCTCGCCCGGGTCGGTCTCGCCTCCGGCATCGCCGAAGGCTTCGTCTCCGTACCGTCGATGCGCACGTTGTGGGGAAAGGGAAAGGGGCACCCGAAGGGCGGGCAGCGGCCCGCCACCACGGAGGGGCTGCCGTCGTTGGCGGCGCTCGGCCTCGCCGGAGGGGACGGGACCGAGCCCGCCGACCCCCTCTCCGGCCTGTCCGACCAGGTCCGCGTCCGGCACCACAAGCTCGACCGGCTGCGCGCCGACGGCACCGACCCCTACCCGGTGGGCATCCCGGCCCGCACCCACACCCTCGCCGAGGTCCGGCCGGGCGAGCAGGTCACCGTCGCCGGCCGGATCATGCTGGTCCGCGACTTCGGCGGCATCGTCTTCGCCGTCCTGCGCGACTGGTCCGGCGACCACCAGATCGCCCTCACCCGCGACCGCTCCGGCCCCGCCCTGGACCGCTTCACCGCCGACACCGACATCGGCGACCACATCAACGTCACCGGCCAGGCGGGCGTCAGCGACAAGGGCGAGCCGACCGTGTTCGTCACCTCCTGGCAGCTCACCGGCAAGTGCCTTCGCCCGCTGCCCGACAAGCGCCGGGGCCTGGCCGACCCGGAGGCCAAGGTCCGCCGCCGCTACCTCGACCTCGTCGCGAGCTCCGATGCCCGCGAGGTGGTCCGCGCCCGCTCCACCGCCGTTCAGGCCGTGCGTCAGGGCCTGCTGGCACGCGGCTACCTGGAGGTCGAGACGCCGGTGCTCCAGCAGATCCACGGCGGCGCCAACGCCCGCCCCTTCACCACCCACATCAACGCCTACGACCTCGACCTCTACTTGCGCATCGCCCCCGAGCTCTACCTCAAGCGGTTGTGCGTGGGCGGTATGGAGAAGGTCTTCGAGATGGGCCGCACCTTCCGCAACGAGGGCACGGACTACAAGCACAACCCCGAGTTCACCATCCTGGAGGCCTACCAGGCGTACGCCGACTACGACGTGATGCTCGACCTCGTCCGCGAACTGGTCCAGGGTGCCGCCACCGCCGCCTTCGGCAAGCCCGTCGCCCACAAGGACGGTGAGGAGTACGACATCTCCGGGCAGTGGCCCGTCAAGACCGTCTACGGCGCCATCGGCGAGGCCGTCGGCGAGGAGATCCACCCCGGCACCGAACTGCCGGAGCTGCTCCGGCTCTGCGACCGCGTCGGTGTGCCGTACACCGCCGACGACGGGCACGGCGACGTCGTCCTGGAGATGTACGAGCGGCTCGTCGAGGAGAAGACCCAGCTGCCCACCTTCTACAAGGACTTCCCGACCGACGTCTCCCCGCTGACCCGGCAGCACCGCTCCGACCCGCGCCTCGCCGAACGCTGGGACCTCGTCGCCTTCGGCACCGAACTCGGCACCGCCTACTCGGAGCTCACCGACCCCGTCGAGCAGCGCCGCCGCCTCACCGCCCAGTCGCTGCTGGCCGCGGGGGGCGATCCCGAGGCGATGGAACTCGACGAGGACTTCCTCGACGCCCTCGAATACGCCATGCCGCCCACCGGCGGCCTCGGCATCGGCGTCGACCGGCTGGTCATGTTCCTCACCGGACTGACCATCCGGGAGACGCTGCCCTTCCCCCTGGTACGCCGCCGCTGA
- a CDS encoding class F sortase, with protein sequence MLASELAQAEEEARPRKRAPWGVIALVLLTGLALIRNGSGEFDEGPPQPATAAAADSRVPGGTFAGTVRPLPYSLPDRVRIPAIQVDAPIIPVGLDADGWVGAPPPEDPNLAGWFTGAVTPGEKGTAVVVGHVDNQQGPAVFYGLGALKKGHRVEVARQDGKTAMFEIYGVEVFEKDNFPGDRVYASKGAPELRVITCGGGFTKQEGYAGNVVAFARLVEVR encoded by the coding sequence ATGTTGGCGTCCGAGCTGGCCCAGGCGGAAGAGGAGGCGCGGCCGAGGAAGCGCGCACCGTGGGGCGTGATAGCGCTGGTTCTGCTGACCGGCCTCGCCCTCATCCGGAACGGTTCGGGGGAGTTCGACGAGGGCCCCCCGCAGCCGGCGACGGCGGCCGCCGCGGACAGCCGGGTACCCGGGGGCACCTTCGCCGGGACCGTACGGCCGCTGCCCTACTCCCTCCCGGACCGGGTCAGGATCCCGGCGATCCAGGTCGACGCGCCGATCATCCCCGTGGGGCTGGACGCGGACGGCTGGGTCGGCGCACCACCGCCGGAGGACCCCAACCTGGCCGGCTGGTTCACCGGTGCCGTCACCCCCGGCGAGAAGGGCACCGCGGTCGTGGTCGGCCATGTCGACAACCAGCAGGGCCCCGCCGTGTTCTACGGGCTCGGAGCCCTGAAGAAGGGGCATCGCGTCGAGGTGGCCCGGCAGGACGGGAAGACCGCGATGTTCGAGATCTACGGCGTCGAGGTGTTCGAGAAGGACAACTTCCCCGGCGACCGTGTCTACGCGTCCAAGGGCGCGCCGGAACTGCGGGTCATCACCTGCGGCGGGGGTTTCACCAAGCAGGAAGGGTATGCGGGGAACGTCGTCGCCTTCGCCCGCCTGGTCGAGGTGCGCTGA
- a CDS encoding polysaccharide deacetylase family protein: MKKDQLLTRLLTRRRALIAGAGAVGAAATAGVITTVTGDGPAASAPAAGPKARPVRSSAYRLQPVTGYGPPRAAPRRTLVRREAPLKVSGRGRTMVLTFDDGPDPRFTPDILDTLAEYDVRAMFFVCGEMVAGGRKLLARMADEGHVVGNHTWSHPLLTRLTRRRIRSEMERTSNVIEDAYGERPEWFRAPYGAWNRAAFQIGAELGMEPLGWTVDTLDWTTPGVRSIANRVEHGAAPGVVVLSHDAGGDRSQSVRALRRYLPELLDSGYHVTVPRRHYA; this comes from the coding sequence ATGAAGAAGGATCAGTTGCTCACCCGGCTACTCACCCGGCGCCGGGCGTTGATCGCGGGCGCCGGCGCCGTGGGAGCGGCCGCGACGGCCGGAGTGATCACGACTGTCACCGGGGACGGACCCGCCGCGTCCGCCCCGGCCGCGGGGCCCAAGGCCCGGCCCGTCAGGTCCTCCGCGTACCGGCTGCAGCCGGTGACCGGCTACGGCCCGCCACGCGCCGCGCCCCGCCGGACCCTGGTACGCCGCGAGGCGCCACTGAAGGTGTCCGGCCGCGGCCGGACCATGGTGCTGACCTTCGACGACGGCCCCGACCCCCGCTTCACCCCGGACATCCTCGACACCCTGGCCGAGTACGACGTGCGCGCGATGTTCTTCGTGTGCGGCGAAATGGTCGCCGGCGGCAGGAAGCTGCTGGCCCGGATGGCCGACGAGGGCCATGTCGTCGGCAACCACACCTGGTCCCACCCGCTGCTGACCCGTCTCACCCGCCGCCGGATCCGTTCCGAGATGGAACGCACCAGCAACGTCATCGAGGACGCCTACGGGGAGCGCCCCGAGTGGTTCCGCGCGCCCTACGGCGCCTGGAACCGCGCCGCCTTCCAGATCGGTGCCGAGCTCGGCATGGAGCCGCTCGGATGGACGGTCGACACCCTCGACTGGACCACCCCGGGAGTCCGGTCCATCGCGAACCGGGTCGAACACGGTGCCGCCCCCGGCGTCGTGGTGCTCTCGCACGACGCCGGGGGCGACCGCTCGCAGAGTGTGCGGGCCCTGCGGCGCTACCTGCCCGAACTGCTGGACTCCGGCTACCACGTCACCGTGCCCCGGCGGCACTACGCGTAA
- a CDS encoding CapA family protein, with product MLARSRQIALALTVVLAAGAACQARGHDKPGPGRPAPAAAGPRGFTLVASGDVLPHSTIIDRARFDAGGTGYDFRPMLAGIRSVVSRADISLCHMETVYGADGAYTGYPTFKSPPEVARALAVTGYDGCSTASNHTLDDGADGIRRTLDALDREGVRHAGSARTEEEARTATVLRAGPAKVAHLAYTYDTNGLPFPEGQPWAVNLIDEARIVEDARAARRAGADVVVVSLHWGTEWQDAPDDRQLTLARNLTAARTADRPDIDLILGTHAHVPQAYEKVNGTWVIYGMGDQIAGEMTNHEGAKDPRGNQSTLGRFTFAQPARPGGRWEVTKAEFVPQLFDVDAGRVVNLNRALAQGADVRAVRDRIRDIVLSRGAVGDGLVMGE from the coding sequence ATGCTCGCACGCAGTCGACAGATCGCCCTGGCCCTGACCGTCGTCCTCGCCGCAGGCGCCGCCTGCCAGGCCCGCGGACACGACAAGCCCGGCCCCGGACGCCCGGCGCCGGCCGCCGCCGGGCCCCGCGGCTTCACACTGGTCGCCTCCGGTGACGTCCTCCCGCACAGCACGATCATCGACCGGGCCCGCTTCGACGCCGGCGGCACCGGCTACGACTTCCGGCCGATGCTCGCCGGAATCCGCTCCGTCGTCTCCCGCGCCGACATCTCCCTGTGCCACATGGAGACGGTCTACGGCGCGGACGGCGCCTACACCGGCTACCCCACCTTCAAATCCCCGCCCGAGGTGGCCCGAGCCCTCGCCGTCACCGGCTACGACGGCTGCTCCACCGCCTCCAACCACACCCTGGACGACGGCGCCGACGGCATCCGCCGCACCCTCGACGCCCTCGACCGCGAGGGCGTCCGGCACGCCGGCTCGGCACGCACCGAGGAAGAGGCACGCACGGCGACGGTCCTCCGAGCGGGCCCGGCGAAGGTCGCCCACCTCGCCTACACCTACGACACCAACGGCCTCCCCTTCCCGGAGGGGCAGCCCTGGGCCGTCAACCTCATCGACGAGGCCAGGATCGTCGAGGACGCCCGGGCCGCACGCCGGGCGGGCGCCGACGTGGTCGTGGTCTCCCTGCACTGGGGCACCGAGTGGCAGGACGCCCCCGACGACCGGCAGCTGACCCTGGCCCGGAACCTCACCGCCGCGCGCACCGCGGACCGCCCCGACATCGACCTGATCCTCGGCACCCACGCACACGTCCCGCAGGCCTACGAGAAGGTCAACGGCACCTGGGTCATCTACGGCATGGGTGACCAGATCGCCGGCGAGATGACCAACCACGAGGGCGCCAAGGACCCCCGCGGCAACCAGTCCACCCTCGGCCGCTTCACCTTCGCCCAGCCCGCACGGCCGGGCGGGCGCTGGGAGGTGACGAAGGCGGAGTTCGTCCCCCAGCTGTTCGACGTCGACGCCGGCCGGGTCGTGAACCTCAACCGGGCGCTCGCCCAGGGCGCCGACGTCCGGGCCGTCCGCGACCGCATCCGCGACATCGTGCTGAGCCGCGGCGCGGTCGGGGACGGACTGGTCATGGGGGAGTAG
- a CDS encoding SCO0930 family lipoprotein, with amino-acid sequence MKTSWRSASLVASAAAVLALTTACGQDSPPAASQNVGATAAPGDYGSIGSGTAGAAGGAATPQPSAPSASSPSNPAGKLSVSTAEKVGKVVTDSLGLTLYRFDQDTEEPPKSNCDGDCAKTWPPVPADDAEAGEGIDKALLGTVTRADGTKQLTVGGWPAYRYAKDVNAGDVKGQGVGGKWYALAPDGKKAQGGAGAGGGGEAVQAGLSTRNDAKLGEIVVDKNGMTVYRFKKDEAWPKPVSNCSGACLEKWPLVEPVDFNDTKGIQKKGYMIFDRTDGKGKQQTINCSPIYTFAGDKAPGDTNGQGVGGTWYAVRPDGKLVGASE; translated from the coding sequence ATGAAGACCTCCTGGCGGAGCGCCTCACTCGTGGCGAGCGCCGCGGCGGTCCTGGCGCTGACGACGGCGTGCGGTCAGGACAGCCCACCGGCGGCCAGCCAGAACGTGGGCGCCACGGCCGCGCCCGGGGACTACGGAAGCATCGGCTCGGGCACGGCGGGCGCGGCGGGCGGCGCCGCGACCCCTCAGCCGTCCGCGCCGAGCGCCTCCAGCCCGTCCAACCCCGCCGGCAAGCTGTCCGTCTCCACCGCCGAGAAGGTCGGCAAGGTGGTCACCGACAGTCTCGGCCTCACCCTGTACCGGTTCGACCAGGACACGGAGGAGCCGCCCAAGTCGAACTGCGACGGCGACTGCGCCAAGACCTGGCCGCCGGTCCCCGCCGACGACGCCGAGGCCGGCGAGGGCATCGACAAGGCGCTGCTCGGCACGGTCACCCGGGCCGACGGCACCAAGCAGCTCACGGTCGGCGGCTGGCCCGCCTACCGCTACGCCAAGGACGTCAACGCCGGTGACGTCAAGGGTCAGGGCGTGGGCGGCAAGTGGTACGCGCTCGCCCCCGACGGCAAGAAGGCGCAGGGGGGAGCCGGTGCCGGTGGCGGCGGCGAGGCGGTCCAGGCCGGACTGTCCACGCGCAACGACGCCAAGCTCGGCGAGATCGTCGTCGACAAGAACGGCATGACCGTCTACCGGTTCAAGAAGGACGAGGCCTGGCCCAAGCCGGTCTCCAACTGCTCCGGCGCGTGCCTGGAGAAGTGGCCGCTCGTGGAGCCCGTCGACTTCAACGACACCAAGGGCATCCAGAAGAAGGGCTACATGATCTTCGACCGGACCGATGGCAAGGGCAAGCAGCAGACGATCAACTGCTCGCCCATCTACACCTTCGCCGGTGACAAGGCTCCCGGTGACACCAACGGCCAGGGCGTCGGCGGCACCTGGTACGCCGTGCGGCCCGACGGAAAGCTGGTCGGCGCGTCGGAGTAG